Part of the Vigna angularis cultivar LongXiaoDou No.4 chromosome 1, ASM1680809v1, whole genome shotgun sequence genome, GCCACATAGAAGTCAGCAGAAGAATAACCAAGTACCCTATGCGCAAGAAATATCAGCCATGGCTGTTTCTGTCGGTCAACCGAAGCTAGGCAATTTTCAATGAATTTATACTGTTCTGATCCTTTTCTCCAATCGAGTTCTGTGTTAGCTATGCAGAATCTGAACATACCATAATCAGCTGAGTACCTGGCATAGTAAAGTAAGTTTTGAAGATCTTTCTGGaggaaataaaatcattaacatCTTTTTATGGGTATACTGAAGAAGCTAACAGAATTTACTAGGTTAACTTAGTTTAATAGGTTAACTTAGTTTTATTTGGTGCAAGAGAAGGGCACGGCTGTGCAACTTTGATGTTTTGAATATATGTTAAAGATGCTAAATGCCTACATCCATTAGAGTTTTATAAAAGGGAACTTATTAAACACATGCTGAAAGGTTGaaattataaagatattttacCAGAAATTTTCCCTGTTCTCAGCTGGTACATAAAACATGGTTTGAGACGGTACACCACATTCACCACCAGAATCCATGGTCCCATAAAATGATCCGGTCCCTGGCCAGTCACGTTCATGATTGCCACTAAAAGAATACCATGAAAAGCATAAAATGACATAATCAAGAGTAGCGGTAAACATACAAAAATGCAACTCATGCATAACAAGTCAAACCTTGCCGTCATATATGGTACAGTTGATGCAATTGGCTCGATTTGTGCAGTAAACTGATCCCACTGTGAAAGGTATCCACTCGCATAGCATAAATCACCAATGTGGAAGACTATATCTACGTCTTTTAAGTCTTTTATAATCTGTTTAGTAGTGTTGAGTGAGCCAGGCTGGTAATTATTAAATTCATTGGAGCCATCAGCTTCTGCCTGCGTGtaagataagaaaataaaaagtagagTAACCAGTAATTAAATCAAAAGTAAGAACACCTGATATCTTTCCAGGGTATAAATATTTTGACATTCcaaaatatataagttaaattcaaacataaaataaaagaaaggagAGTAGTTATAATTGGAATAACCCATGGATGAAAGAGAAGACAAAGAAGTAATAGAGATTTAAATCAACCTGATCAATCTTATCTCTTTTTCTTATATGTAATTATGAATTCATTTATACAAATTGTATCTCCAGATTTCAGAAGATGGTTATAACTAGAAGAGCCactagagaaaataaaaagaaagaaaattacctTTCCCATATCACCGAATATGACTACACGTTGCAAGGAATTTTGACCTGGAAAAGGAGATGCTTTGAACTGGTATTCTTCACTCCATATCACTGTACCATTAAATAGTCTATGCCCCAGCTTGTATATGTAcctgaaaatagaaaaaaagaaaatacattgcAATTTGGGGTTCGTACAGTGAACTGCTGCTGATAAAATCAAGATGTTCCTTCATACCACAATATTTGAAGTTTTGAACCAATATATACTTATGTTACTTATGATAATACACGTCATGCGGGGCAAAAGAAGTACATTTGGTGCCAAATCCTTTCTACTTGAATCACATGCAAATTTCTTGGTTTCTTGATAGTGGCTATTCTTCCACTTCAACCAAATAGAACTACACCCAACCTAGCGtttgttttcttataataatagaaGTCACGTAGGAAAATAGTTGCATATTTGGAGTCAATCCTTTCTaataaaatcacataaaatatcTTGGTTACTTGACAGTGGTTATATTCATGAAATTTCCCATTCAATCATTTATAAGAACTCCCAATATTGGAATTTGAAGGATACCTGTTCCTGTTTTCACTGAATGAAGTTATCCATCAGCATGTATTTCCGTTCATCACAATAATATTCTGATACACTACAGCGTCAGCACTCATAATTACTTACCAATTAGAAGTAATTCCAAACATCGAAATTTTAAGATATTCATGTTTAAATCTGTTAGCATTTTTATGTTCTAATTGTTGGGAAATCTCACATGGCATCCCTTAATTCTTAGAGTGCAGTTTATACATCTGTTGGACAACCTCACTTACTGCCAATTAGTTTTAAGTTGAATTTGACATGGCATCAGAGCCTATAGTTTATGTTAGTAATTCCCTAATATGTCAATCAGAGAGTTTTCacttattaattaaaagtagttgtgaataaatttatacatCTTGCATGATGTTCTACATAAATTTGTGAAAATCAAATGGATTAACAGGGATCATTTCTAGTAAAGTTATGGTTGGAAGGTGCACCTTAACTACAAAGGAAGTCTTACTAAATGAAACTATGTAAGGTAATAAAATGCCAACATGTGCATAAGCTGTGTTATAGTGAATGAGTGgacaaacaataaaatattttatcagaAACTAAAAATATCTCACCAAAAGTTGAAGTAGATcctattttgaaattaaaaattagaatagCAAATTAATAATATCAGTTGTCAAGCAAGCAATCATAATTATTCTCAAATAAGATATAACATACTCTCTGTTGGGCCACAACTCCTTCAGAAAACTAGTGTGCGTATATCCTGGGTCACGCCATCCAACAGTTCTTGCTGGTGCACCTACATATATACATGAACATAAGAAATTGAACGTTTTCAATTCCACTACTTCCTCTTTATGAAAGAAATTTGCAAATAGCCATCCACATTTTAAAACGAAAATACTATTACCGACACAATAAACATGATTTTCCATCCCAAAAGTACCTATGACTcaaatatagttaaaattaacACTAGAAGGTAGCAGAAGAGTTGCATACCACACATGGTGTTGCGATCAAAAGTCAGTGTCCCAGCAGGAGATTTCACACGGTTCCCTCCTTTAGGGCCCCATTCCACAAAAGGTTCAGCTTCACTGATTCCATATCCACTTGTCCATGTTACAGTCATCTGTTACAAGAACAATGTAAATAATCTATTGATAATCCTAGATATTCTTAATCCACATATATAGTGTTACAGACGAATATTAACGTGGTAAATGCAGAAGCGGAAAATATCAAGAAACTGGAGAACTATTTATCCTTTGCAATCAAAAGGTAACTACAAGAAGTCGAAGCCTCCAATGTTCTAGAGCATAGCTctaacaaaatatcaaaaaaataacAGAATGCCCATCCCCCACTTCCTCACGagtctaaataataaaaataatcgtGTTTAACAACCTCTCCACTACTCATGGCACCTCAACTTTAGGATTTCCCTTCTTCCTTTTAGGCACATACATCCTTCATGCCTTAGGTGTCTCATGCCCCTCATGGACCACTGGCTCTTTTGGCCCATAAACTTGTTGGGCTCCAACACACGCATTTACCAACAAATATCATTCTAAGAAAGACTTTGAGTTCTAATCAGAGCAAGCTCCTGCAGCACTAATACTCATGAGAATAATATCCAGATCCGATAAAAAAAAGGCAGTTTTGAAATTGCAATAGAGGGAGCTTAAACTTACTTCATTCCATGTTTTCCCTTGTGCTAATCGGGGATATACTGGTGCATTTGGATTGACGAATGATACTTTATTTGACACGGCAACGAGCTTTGgctgttaaaaataattttaaaaaagaataaatagaAAGATAAAGTTAAGCTCAAAATCCACATTTCTGGTCACAAACGTCATATacacaataaagaaaaatagttacATATGCAAACAGGACAAAACAATCAAACTAACCTAACACCACTGGTTGGGACAGGGAGTACACAGTCACAAATGCTTTATAAATAGAATTTGCAACAGAAGTCCGCAAATGTATGCGTACTGGTAGGAATTTCTTTTCATGGGAAGTGGGAGAAAGAGTTATGGCTGTTTTACAGTGAAAGAAGATAGAGACTGGAACCATCTCAGATATTATGAAAGATGGAGCCGTCTATGAGGTGCTCAGATAAATCGGAGATGAACAATAGGATGGTATGAGCATGGTGACATTAGCCTAGAATCCCTCAACAATAAGACGAGTAGAGCTCCAAATAGTTGACTTATAATGGATTTCATAAGACAAATTTACAATCATAATACGTCTATTAATTTGATAAACAGGAGGATTAAAGGGTAGAGGAGTTTATCTGCATACACTTGTTAAGCCACCTGTGAAAAGGGCAAATGAGAAGTCGGATCTCTGATTAATCAACTGAAGCTTCAAGGAACCTTTTCCTGTGGTCTTGTAACTATTACTAGAGAAATTGGCATATTGATActgaaatcagaaaaggaaaagaGTTTAACATCAAAACATTTTAACTTCAAAGCTTTCTTTAGCTAAGGATCTGTGTCACACCGACCTTGATAGGCGCAGAACATAGAAGTGGGGGATCAACCCTTCCGTTTTCTGCAGGGCATGTAGAAGCACTGGAACATGCGAAACATTGGATTCCCAATCAATGAATGGAACAAGATTCTTGATTCTTAACTCATACTTATACACGAGCAAGTTCATGATGTGAAGCCTACCTGAAGTTTGCAGGAGAAAACACTCCAATCCAATCTTCTACAGTGGGTTTCGGATTACTGTATTGCAGCGTAACCCATTCTGTATTTTGTCCCTAAACAGTTGCAAGCAGGATCCATCAATTTCTGCTACCAGAACTTATTTTAATCGTAGGCAAGTACTTAAAAGCAGAAAGTGAAGCGgctaaaaactaaaagaaaattcttaaaAGTGCAGTCAAAGCGTACCGTCAAGCCAAGGACATTAGGAGTGGCTTTGATATAAGCACGTTCATCAAGAGCAAGTGTTGTTTTATGAATGGCAACTTTGGAGAGAGGTTGGTGCCCATCCGACACTGCTAGCTGAAAGGTTGCAAGaacaacaaaagagaaaaatagatcTCTTGACTTCCACATCtcactcatcatcatcatcatctgaaAAACATCGAAAAATTATACTATGAACCAGTGACTGCCATATTAATCAACATCTACCCTCTTCCcagaacaaaataaaagaataaaaaaaacagcTATAGTCGGATTTAACGAAAAGGATTAGTCCATTACAGTCTTGCGAACTAAGGTTCCAACTTTTGCTGCGAGAATTCTCCTCGTTGAGTGTCTTTTTAACACCTGAACAAGTATTGACTGTGGTGAAAGATGGCCGGGAGGGAAAAAAACATGAAACACATAAAGGGTAAATCTCCAGCCACTAAAATTGCAatgtgaaattaaaacaaacaaatgggTGGCATGAAAATTAATAACCAGTTCCCAGATGCATAAAATTGAAAGTCAACTTGGCATGTGAGTTGAATCAAATGAAGGTGTATAAGAAACAGTTGCGGCCTTATGGGAAGAACAGATCATGAGATGAGAGGCAACTAGTTTTACTTTATCACATCAGTCGGAAAAGAAAAGGTGGAAAAGAGAAACCTTAAAAGTTAAAACATCTTTCGCAAGTGTTCAAATTATTTCATCTTTATACGCAAGCAAGGCTTTCCATTTCGACAAGTCAACCACAACCGTTAGATATGtatctatttaaataaatggtTTGGACTGATAgattgtgatgaattttatctataatttaaaattaaatcttaaatcCACATGGATACTAAAAATATCTCAAACAAATTCCATCTTCcaactttttattaatatatgacgggttttttaaataataaaatattatttcagtGTATACGCTGTGAAAGAAAAGTTATATGtccatgataaaaaaaattcaaaagttaaaaattatcataaagtATCAATCATTTATAGTATCGTGGTATCCGTAAAATGGAAAGATATGTGTGCAAGCATCGTAATAAGAACATTTTTAATGATAAATgataaacaattatttcaatAGTTGTTGTGAAAATCgatatttaaatgtaaaatccATTTATTATTTACGAATTAGATGAAACGAATAGTAGTAATATAATAAGATCAATAAAATCATCAGACAAAATCATAACATATTCATATTCTTAGGTGAATGTATtcagtttaaataaaaattaaatctaattaaaatt contains:
- the LOC108321468 gene encoding probable inactive purple acid phosphatase 1, with translation MMMMMSEMWKSRDLFFSFVVLATFQLAVSDGHQPLSKVAIHKTTLALDERAYIKATPNVLGLTGQNTEWVTLQYSNPKPTVEDWIGVFSPANFSASTCPAENGRVDPPLLCSAPIKYQYANFSSNSYKTTGKGSLKLQLINQRSDFSFALFTGGLTSPKLVAVSNKVSFVNPNAPVYPRLAQGKTWNEMTVTWTSGYGISEAEPFVEWGPKGGNRVKSPAGTLTFDRNTMCGAPARTVGWRDPGYTHTSFLKELWPNREYIYKLGHRLFNGTVIWSEEYQFKASPFPGQNSLQRVVIFGDMGKAEADGSNEFNNYQPGSLNTTKQIIKDLKDVDIVFHIGDLCYASGYLSQWDQFTAQIEPIASTVPYMTASGNHERDWPGTGSFYGTMDSGGECGVPSQTMFYVPAENRENFWYSADYGMFRFCIANTELDWRKGSEQYKFIENCLASVDRQKQPWLIFLAHRVLGYSSADFYVAEGSFEEPMGREELQYLWQKYKVDIAMYGHVHNYERTCPVYQNICTNKEKHSYKGPLNGTIHLVVGGGGASLAEFAPINTRWSIFKDHDFGFVKLTAFDQSNLLLEYKKSSDGQVYDSFRISREYRDILACSVDNCPPTTLAS